The Nitrospiraceae bacterium genome includes a region encoding these proteins:
- a CDS encoding DUF5069 domain-containing protein, producing the protein MADNVRASQQENFPLLYRVSLGSPIGIDGYFLRHFGLSFPQFRNAVIETRTDQDLEQWFLGQPEVHSLTISTWNNFAPKLGTPGHPVSFLRHLIKWFVYPKSIKHPVNSLFEMIEQDEAR; encoded by the coding sequence ATGGCAGATAACGTGCGGGCATCTCAACAGGAGAACTTCCCGCTTCTCTATCGCGTGTCTTTGGGCAGTCCGATTGGAATTGACGGCTATTTCCTTCGGCACTTCGGGCTGTCTTTTCCTCAATTTCGTAACGCCGTCATAGAAACTCGTACGGACCAAGATCTGGAACAGTGGTTCCTCGGTCAGCCGGAAGTACATTCCTTAACTATTTCGACCTGGAATAACTTTGCCCCCAAGCTAGGCACTCCCGGCCACCCTGTCTCTTTCTTAAGGCATCTCATCAAATGGTTTGTCTATCCCAAATCCATCAAGCACCCGGTAAACAGTCTTTTTGAAATGATCGAACAGGATGAGGCCCGTTAG